A single region of the Paraburkholderia sprentiae WSM5005 genome encodes:
- the ctaD gene encoding cytochrome c oxidase subunit I: MSSIGHDVVAGHEHVHGDHAHETPHGWRRWLFATNHKDIGTLYLIFSFTMFLSGGVMALMIRAELFEPGLQIMRPEFFNQLTTMHGLIMVFGAIMPAFVGFANWMVPLQIGASDMAFARMNNFSFWLLPVAAVLLVGSFFAPGGATAAGWTLYTPLSTQMGPGMDFAIFALHLMGASSIMGGINIVVTILNMRAPGLTLMKMPMFVWTWLITAYLLIAVMPVLAGAITMVLFDRHFGTSFFNAAGGGDPVMYQHIFWFFGHPEVYIMILPAFGIVSQVIPAFSRKPLFGYSSMVYATASIAILSFMVWAHHMFVTGMPVTGQLFFMYATMLIAVPTGVKVFNWVATMWRGSLSFETPMLFAVGFLIVFTFGGLSGLMLAMAPLDIQYHGTYFVVAHFHYVLVAGSLFALFSGWYYWSPKWTGWMYNETRGKIHFWASMFFFNLAFLPMHFVGLAGMPRRYADYPAQFTDWNQVISIGAFGFGLSQVYFLFAVALPAYRGGGEHVEAGDKPWDGATGLEWTVPSPAPFHTFEHPPTVE, from the coding sequence ATGTCTAGCATCGGACACGATGTAGTCGCGGGCCACGAGCACGTGCACGGCGACCACGCCCACGAAACGCCGCATGGCTGGCGTCGTTGGCTGTTCGCAACCAACCACAAGGACATCGGTACCCTGTACCTGATCTTCTCGTTCACCATGTTCCTGTCCGGGGGCGTGATGGCGCTGATGATCCGTGCCGAGCTGTTCGAGCCGGGTCTGCAAATCATGCGCCCCGAGTTCTTCAACCAGTTGACCACCATGCACGGGCTGATCATGGTGTTCGGCGCGATCATGCCGGCGTTCGTCGGCTTCGCGAACTGGATGGTGCCGCTGCAGATCGGCGCATCGGACATGGCTTTCGCGCGGATGAACAACTTCAGCTTCTGGCTGCTGCCAGTCGCGGCCGTCTTGCTGGTCGGCTCGTTCTTCGCGCCGGGCGGCGCGACCGCCGCGGGCTGGACGCTGTACACGCCGCTCTCCACGCAGATGGGCCCAGGCATGGACTTCGCGATTTTCGCGCTCCACCTGATGGGCGCATCGTCGATCATGGGTGGTATCAACATCGTCGTGACGATCCTGAACATGCGCGCACCCGGCCTCACGCTGATGAAGATGCCGATGTTCGTATGGACCTGGCTGATCACCGCGTACTTGCTAATCGCCGTGATGCCGGTTCTCGCGGGCGCGATCACGATGGTGCTGTTCGATCGTCACTTCGGCACGTCGTTCTTCAACGCGGCAGGCGGCGGCGACCCGGTCATGTACCAGCACATCTTCTGGTTCTTCGGGCACCCCGAGGTGTACATCATGATCTTGCCGGCGTTCGGGATCGTCTCGCAGGTGATCCCGGCGTTCTCGCGCAAGCCGCTGTTCGGCTATAGCTCGATGGTGTACGCAACGGCGTCGATCGCGATCCTGTCGTTCATGGTCTGGGCGCATCACATGTTCGTGACCGGCATGCCGGTGACCGGCCAGCTGTTCTTCATGTACGCGACGATGCTGATCGCGGTGCCGACCGGCGTGAAGGTGTTCAACTGGGTCGCGACGATGTGGCGCGGTTCGCTGTCGTTCGAAACACCGATGCTGTTCGCCGTGGGCTTCCTGATCGTGTTCACGTTCGGTGGCCTGTCGGGTCTGATGCTCGCCATGGCGCCGCTCGACATCCAGTATCACGGTACGTATTTCGTGGTCGCGCACTTCCACTACGTTCTGGTCGCGGGGTCGCTGTTCGCGCTGTTCTCCGGCTGGTACTACTGGTCACCGAAGTGGACCGGCTGGATGTACAACGAAACGCGCGGCAAGATCCACTTCTGGGCGTCGATGTTCTTCTTCAACCTCGCGTTCCTGCCGATGCACTTCGTCGGTCTCGCCGGCATGCCGCGTCGTTATGCCGACTACCCGGCGCAGTTCACCGACTGGAACCAGGTGATCTCGATCGGCGCGTTCGGCTTTGGTCTGTCACAGGTGTACTTCCTGTTCGCGGTGGCGCTGCCCGCGTACCGTGGCGGCGGCGAGCATGTAGAAGCGGGCGACAAGCCTTGGGACGGCGCAACGGGCCTCGAGTGGACCGTGCCGAGCCCGGCTCCGTTCCACACGTTCGAGCATCCGCCGACGGTCGAGTAA
- a CDS encoding cytochrome oxidase small assembly protein produces the protein MTRNPQQRRTPEQIRAGNRRIGLVMFAIAAVFFASAILKQCWFS, from the coding sequence ATGACGCGCAATCCACAGCAAAGACGTACGCCCGAGCAGATTCGCGCGGGCAACAGGCGGATCGGGCTGGTGATGTTCGCGATCGCCGCGGTGTTTTTCGCAAGCGCGATTCTGAAGCAGTGCTGGTTCAGCTAA
- a CDS encoding cytochrome c oxidase assembly protein yields MSTRPPPAETDRSFNRSMLVKLFVVAVMMFGFGFALVPMYRAICQITGVNNLVQRDVSVREAKNAQIDTSRTISIEFDANSRGLLGFKPEQRSLDVHPGEVTTVMYDVSNEQSRTIRAQAIPSYAPKQATEYFRKIECFCFTQQTLNANETKRMPVVFVVDPKLPKDVKTITLSYTFFELNAPAAASVDDAAPKANAVTHAAATPTKPA; encoded by the coding sequence ATGTCGACGCGACCGCCGCCCGCCGAGACCGACCGCTCTTTCAACCGTTCGATGCTGGTCAAGCTGTTCGTCGTCGCTGTGATGATGTTCGGTTTTGGTTTCGCGCTGGTGCCGATGTATCGCGCGATCTGCCAGATCACCGGCGTGAACAACCTCGTGCAGCGCGACGTGTCGGTGCGCGAGGCGAAGAATGCGCAGATCGACACGAGCCGCACGATTTCGATCGAATTCGATGCGAACTCGCGCGGCCTGTTGGGTTTCAAGCCGGAGCAGCGCAGTCTCGACGTGCATCCGGGCGAAGTGACGACGGTCATGTACGACGTCAGCAACGAGCAGTCGCGCACGATCCGCGCGCAGGCAATTCCGAGCTACGCGCCGAAACAGGCGACTGAGTACTTCAGGAAGATCGAGTGTTTTTGCTTCACGCAGCAGACGTTGAACGCGAACGAGACGAAGCGGATGCCGGTGGTGTTCGTGGTCGACCCGAAGTTGCCGAAGGACGTGAAGACGATCACGCTGTCATACACGTTTTTCGAGTTGAACGCGCCGGCGGCGGCGAGCGTGGATGATGCCGCGCCGAAGGCGAATGCAGTGACCCACGCGGCAGCCACTCCCACGAAGCCGGCATGA
- a CDS encoding DUF2970 domain-containing protein has translation MNDNGGSPRNSSFAQSMRAVFWSFFGVRKRRDLEADATQLNPLHLIAAALIGAAILIGVLILIVRLVVA, from the coding sequence ATGAACGATAACGGCGGCAGTCCGCGCAACAGCAGTTTCGCTCAGTCGATGCGCGCGGTGTTCTGGTCGTTTTTCGGCGTGCGCAAGCGCCGCGATCTCGAGGCCGACGCGACGCAGCTGAACCCGCTGCATCTGATCGCGGCGGCGCTGATCGGCGCGGCGATTCTGATCGGCGTGCTGATTCTGATCGTGCGCCTCGTGGTCGCTTGA